The sequence TCTGTTCAATTTCTGCTTTGCTTTTTTGTGTTATACCACTGTTTGAAATTCCGTTAAGAAATGTTTTTCTTCTTTGGTTAAAAGATGCTTTTATTAGTTTAAACATATTTTTTTCACTTAACGGTGTTACACTCGGAGTATCTAGTATATCAAGTTTTACCACTGCAGAATCTACATTAGGCGCAGGGATAAAACAATCTTTAGGTACATTGGTTACAATACTTGATTTACTGTAATAATCTATAAGACAGGTTATAGCACCGTAGTCTTTACTTCCCGGTTTTGCAACAAGTCGGTCTGCGACTTCTTTTTGCACCATTACAGTAATTGATTTTAAATTAAATCTTCCTTCCAGAAGATATGTTAAAATCGGTGTTGTTATATAATACGGAAGATTTGCAACCAGGATAGTATTATCACTCTTAATGATAGAATTTAAATCAAACTTTAAAACATCTTCGTTAATAAGGTTAAAGTTATCAAATTCCAAAAAGAGTTCATTTAACACAGGAATTAAAGAATTATCTATTTCA is a genomic window of Clostridia bacterium containing:
- the rsmA gene encoding 16S rRNA (adenine(1518)-N(6)/adenine(1519)-N(6))-dimethyltransferase RsmA, with amino-acid sequence MENLTDISVIKKICAKYGFKFKKGFGQNFLCDESIVESIIYNSKITKDTDVIEIGPGFGSLTQSLLKYAKSVTSVEIDNSLIPVLNELFLEFDNFNLINEDVLKFDLNSIIKSDNTILVANLPYYITTPILTYLLEGRFNLKSITVMVQKEVADRLVAKPGSKDYGAITCLIDYYSKSSIVTNVPKDCFIPAPNVDSAVVKLDILDTPSVTPLSEKNMFKLIKASFNQRRKTFLNGISNSGITQKSKAEIEQIITDLGYDCNLRGETLSVEEFAKISDRLF